CTCCCTGTCATAAGCCCCCGTAAGTCCAATGCTTTGGAACTCCAAAGCCTTTCCTGTGCCTTTTGCTGATAATGACCCTCCTCTGGAGCAGTGGACACCATCCAGACTGCCCCCCAAAACTAGTCTGGGGTGAAAAGCAGGAGTTCATGTTTCAAAACTATTGTCTAACCTCACAGATGTACAAGCCGGAGGCCAAGGGAGGCAGGTGGctgaggacgggggggggggggggggggggtgggtatcaTCCTGTGGCCAGAGTGGGCAGCGGGAAAGGGTCAAGCGGACAGGGGTGAGGCCACGTTAGGCCAAGATGGCCCACACACAAGACATGGTGGTCGATGCCAACGGGCAAGAGCTCTGGGGGAAGGCATGGCTTTCGGGGGCCAGGcgtgggagggtgggaggtgcGCATGCATGAGGCCGTGGGGGTCAGTCGGGATGCTTCCGGACACAAGTGTCAGAAACGCAACtcggggaaaggagggagagggggacggGCTGCTGATACGAGGTGGGTGTGCTTACATGTGCACCTGCGTCTGATGGGCGGGAGCATCCGCAGGGGTGCGGCTGACGTGTGCAGGGGCCCAGGCCACAGGGGGCCCGGCCACCAGGCTGGGACTGGCTCTCTAACCCTGGATGGGCCGTGAGGAGTTACAGTGTCAGACCTTCATTTTCACAAAGACGCCCAGAAGGCAGTGTGGGGAGTGGACTGGGCGGACTCAGGTGCCCAGGGGCAAGAGCTGGAGGCCTGAACAACTATGGGGTCTgcaggtcggggggggggggggttgggaggggggtggggacaaaAGGGCAACCTCTCTTCCTTttggtttcctgtctcctttcCCGCCTCTTcacttctctcccctctttcttctcAAGTAGGAGAGCGCCCCACCCCTCAGtcctgggcctttttttttttttttggtctctatcTGCACCCACTTTCCAGATGATCTCATTTTGTCCCGTggttttaaatactatttatacGCCAGTGAGTCCCAAAGAGGTGACTCCAAGCCCTGACTCTCCCCTGAACTCTGGACTCTGAGTACCTGATATCTCCCCTTGGAGGCCACGGGCCTCTGTCTGGCATCGTGCCCAAGCCCGGCTTTCCTTGTCCCCACTCCCAAACCTGcccctccttgtcctcctccttctcatctTCCAGAACCACTGCACCCAGGGGCGAAGCCCAAGCCATTATTCCCCCATCCCACATTCTGTCTTCGGGAAATGCTATTACCTCTCCCTTCCGCCTCAGCCACTCTGGTCCCGTTTACTCCTTCCCTCTCAGCCAGACCCCTTGTGCAGCCTCCTCActgggctccctgcctcccctctgccccccacccacagtCCATTTTCCTTATAGTAGCCAGCCAGGTGGTATCGATTAttgtttgtaaaatttttatggaaaattccaaacacacaaaagaagagATTGGCACAATGATCCCCATGTATTTTGTTCGTCCCTCAGTTTTGATAGCTAACAAAATATGCCCAACCAGAATGATGTTTTCACAGTATGAACTTGATGAGCTCACTCCCCTGCTTAAGACCTAAATTCCAAATTCTTTACCATCCTCCTCCCTAACCTTTCTCCTCACTCCACTGTCCTAGCCTCTGCTGCTCCTGGAACATGCCGTGGTTACCTCAGGACATTTGCACTGCTGTTTAGGGGTCTGGATCATCCTTCTTTCAGATCTCTGCGTGACTGGCTGGTTCTCAACTTTCAGGTATCTGCTACCCGGAATGAACAAATATTAGCATTTTGTCATTATTGCTTCAGAATATGTGAATGTAGAAAAAGAGAGCATTACAGACGAAGGTGAGATTTCCTCTGAATTCCTCTCTCCCCGCTCTGCTGCCCCAGGGACCCAGCTACCACCCTGAATGGGCGGGACCTTCcgggtcttgtttttgtatttttactacACATGTCCGGAACAACATAATATTGCTAATGGGGTTGAGAAAATTCATATGAACGCCATCATTTTATAGTGATTACTCTGTGACTTCCCCCTTTTCATCACTTAACACTACGTTTTTGAGACCCTTCCACGTTGGTGTATACAGATCTCATTCATTGTCACCACCGCGTAGTCATCTCTCAAACAGATCCATCcaattcatttccatttccctattGATGGGAAAAGATGCTGCCACAAATAGCCTTGCACGTGTTCCTTTGTTCACAAATGAATACTTCTGGAAGGAGTGCTTTACAAAATGGGGCTTGCAGCCCAGTAGGGGGTAAGGAAAACAATTCAGTTCCTTGTGCAATGGATCAAATAGAGAACGCACACTGCATGTAGTAAGGGCAACTACTGTCTTGTGAACTCATTTCGGTTTCACATGCGTGTGCAACGGGCATGGCCCCCTGAGTCTGAGAAACAAACGGAACTGCCAGGTCAGGACGCGTGTCACGTCTGATGCTCTGGTTGCCCCCCGCGGACTCACCGACACATTTTTGTCAgactttttttgtctttgcaaACGAGCATGAGAgagttatctcattgtggttttcatttgcgtTTCCCTCGATTACTAAGGAGGGTGGCAGCTTCGCACACGTTTATTGGCTCTTTGGGTTTCCTCGGCTGTGAATTGCCTTTGCCTATGTGTTCTACAGTCACTTGATTTCATCTTATCTATCTTTATGTTGGTAGGAGTTCCTTAGATGTTCTGCCCATTCTGGATACTGATTCTGGGACTGCTGTGTGAGTCGCAAACATTTCTCCCAGGCCAAAGCTACCTTTTGGCTTTGCTCACAGTGTCTCTGCACCAGATTCAGCAACAAAGAGTTTATCGGTCACTTGGGCCAGGGTGGTGacagtggggagtgggggggggaggcaggagcaAATGGCCAGTGGCTGGAGGCGGTGGTAAGATGGTTACGGAATTTTTTTGCAACAACGTGATTTGAACGGCGAGGTGAGTGAGTGACCACCGAGGaacattttcctttgttccttttaatAAAAGTCGCATATGTTGAAGGTGCACAACCTGCTGTTTTGAATATCcgtatacaggggcgcctgggtggctcagtgggttaggcggcccacttcggctcaggtcatgatctcgcggtccgtgagttcgagccccgcgttgggctctgtgctgacagctcagagtctggagcctgcttccgattctgtgtctccctctctctgaccctcccctgttcatgctctgtctctctctgtctcaaaaataaataaacgttaaaaaaaaaaaaaaaaaaaagaatatccgtatacattgtgaaatggtcaccacagtCCGGCTAAAATTAGCATATCTATCACCTCGactttgtgtgtggtgtatgtgtgttgagAAGATTTAAGATCTATCCGCTTAGGAAATTTCAAGTAAACAATAAGGTATTATTGTTAGCTGTGCTCACTgtgttgtacattagatctctagaatttattcatctttctgatggaaactttgtaccctttgaccagccCACTTCTCCCAACCCCAGCCTCTGGCTCTggctggcaaccaccattcttttCTCGGTTTCTGAGTTTGGCTTcattagattccacgtataagtgagatcatgcagtatttctctttctgtgtcttacttcacttagcataatgtcctgcAGCTCCATTCCGTGTTGTTGGGAATTTTCCTTCTTAAAGgccaaataatatcccattgtatctatctctctatctatctctcacATGTTGGAATGCATATGAATACAGCTACTATGAAAAACGTAtggaggtcctcaaaaaattaaaaatagaactgctttATTATCCAgccatcccacttctggatatagaGCCGgaggaattgaaatcaggattgTGAAAAGATAACTGTGCCCCTTGTTCATTACACCATTCCTCACAATagacaagaaatggaaacaacctaaacgcCCTTCAGTGGATGGAGGAACATTTTATTTAGGACACAAGAAGTCTAGTAGAGAAAAGGGcaaacagggagaggggcagtggttgaagatgggtgggtgggagaaTATCCGAGAGAGGTCTAAGTGaataagcagaaaacaaatacactaaACACATTggttcttgggacgcctgggtggctcagtcagttaagcgtccaactgcagctcaggtcatgatctcctggttcgtgagttcgagcctcgcattggacTCCgtactgacaatgtggagcctgcctgggatactctctctctccctctctctctctctgcccctcccctgcttgtgttctctctctctctctctcaaataaataaaaaaaataaacatattggTTCCAAACAAACTGATCAAGAAACAAATTGGTGAAAACTATATTTCCCATTGATGTCTGTTCATATGTTGATTTTTGTACCTCACAGGGGTGGCTTTGCAATCTGTTATTGGCATTTATGCATTTTGTCCATTTATCAGAACTTTTATGGGGGGATGACTGTTTTTGAGCACTGGGATGGTTTGGCAACTTTATGtccttaaaaaaacacttttgggTGTCTGGCTGGTTCcgtccttaagcatctgactttggctcaggtcatgatctcaccgtttgtgagctggagcccatcaggtgagccccactcctctctctctctctcaaaaaattaaaaaaaaaccacttttaaggcatttttattacttttcatgttaaaagtttttttaaggtATCAACTTGAATCAATTTTAAGGTGTATTTGCCCATGTTTTTCTGGAATTTCAAAATGTAGCCTTGGCCTCCAAGTGAATCATCTAAGAGTGGTTTGGTTGAAATGAATATGTCCACTTATTGGCTTATGAATCAATACAGTGTATGCTGCCTGGAGATAATTTCTTTTCACAAATTTGCACGTGTCTGAAAGCAATTTTGTCTAACTTgtagtttattttgtttcaaaaaattcTTGAGtcaacttttcctttaaaaaaaaattttttttttaatgttcatttattattgagagacagagacacagagcgtgagctggggaggggtagagagagggggagacacagaatccgaagcaggctccaggctccgagctctcagcacagagccggacgcggggctcgaactcacgaactgtgagatcatgacctgagctgaagtgggacgcttaaccgactgagccaccccagtgccccactTTTCAACTTTTCAATCCACAGATGCTGACTTCATTTACCCCAAAGCCTCCAGgcactggtgggggtgggggtgggggcaggtacTGCTCAAAGCACTTCCCAGACCCTGTTTCATTGACTGCTTCCCACACAACCTCACCAGCTAGATTCTACAAAGTATATCCCAGTTTTACAGATAAAGGAATTTGGGCCGGAAGCACAGACCTGTGATTAAGCGTCAGAGGTCTTTTCAAAAGGACTCCAAAATCTTGTCCCTTAACCAGGGTTAGGTTCCTCCtgaattcattattattattattattattatttgcatttaagTAGCTTCGATAAAgccatttttagaaaacaaaaaatacaaattccagTAAGTATGAAGGCATATTTATCATTGTTGTGtctttctggggggaaaaaaagaagtagatatgaaataaatatctattggaACATGAAATCATATtggaacatgaaagaaagaaaaaaaaccacgaTTATTTCTCGTGGTTTCGCCTCCAACAACCCAGCCATGACAGCACCTGTGCCCCGGGCGAGCTCCTCAGGATGCCCCAAGGTTGTTGTCACAGGGAAACCGGCCTCGCAGACTAACAGGGGACAACATAGCAACCCAAAACTTTCCACCAAGTTCAGCAGCGCGCGCAGGTGCGCCGGACCCGCGCCCCCGGTGTCTGCTGCCCCCGCGCGGTCGCATTGCCGTTCTGCATCCGCAGGGGAGCACCTGAGCGACCTCGAACGCCAGGAACGAAGAAAGTCCAAAGTGGGCTCCCGGCCCTTCTCTAGCCCTGGGTtctgagctggggaagggagtCTGCGCAGGGAGGCATGGGGGAGAGGAATGGCGCCCCCTGGCGTCGGGCAAGGCGACGGCCACTGATAACTGGGCTATCCCACCTGGTCGTCCCCGTTACCCTGCAAGGTGCAGACAGGGCCAGGGCGAGGAGGTAGTtattgcccaaggttacacagcacAGTAGTGCAAGATGGCCTTGAACCTAGGTGTTGAGAATGAAAGAGGAAGTGGTGGAGGGCTCCCCACCTAAGGATCCGAGTTGATATGGAGCCGTTCTTGCTGCCCTTACACGCAGCCTAGCAGGTAGGGATCTCCAGACAGGTACTCCTTCATTTGCTCATTAATTCAACGAATATTTGTGGAATTCCTACTGTGCGCCTGGCACTGGTCCAGGCATGGGACGTCGTAGTGAGCGAAATTCATGGTCCTGGTCTCTGGAGGTGGCTGGGCAGGAAGATGAAGAAGGAAGGCGACCAGGTGACTCTGGGTTTTCTGGCTGATGGTAACTGCGTGGCCGGAACTAGGTCAGGGGAGGTCCTGACTTCTGTCACTGTATTTCCAGCCTTGCAGACCCCTCTGGGTCCCTCCCCTCCTGTGGTCTGGGCAAGCACCGAGCCACAGAGAGGCCTTGCTGAAATCTAACTTGGGGACCAAGCTTGGGAGCTGTTtgagctcccccccacccccagacgcCTTTGCCCTAGTCTCACCTCCTCATGAGCTGAAGGGACTGTCTTAGAGCCCACAGCAACCTCCTTGCTGCCTTGGCTCTTTGATGGCTCTCACTGTGTAATGTAGAATATTCTGTGGCCTGTGTGGCCCTTGCTGATCTCACCACTTGCCTTGTGCTCTTCCCCGCGTCCTGCTTTATGCTCTAGTAAGACGAAATTGTTTGaatcatgctgttccctctgtctggaccATCCTTCCCACTTCCTCTGGGAACTTCCTACCCATCCTTCAAAACTTAGCTCAaggaggcttttctttttttaaaaaaaaaaataaaaaaaaatttttttaacgtttattcatttttgagacagagagagacagagcatgaatgggggaaggtcagagagagagggagacacagaatctgaaacaggctccagactctgagctgtcagcacagagcccgacgcggggctcaaactcacgagccatgagatcatgacctgagccaaagtcagacgctcaactgactgagccacccaggcaccccacaggaaGGAGGCCTTTCTGAAGCCCCAGTGACCCCCCAGTGCCATAATGTTGCAGCcacagagggtgggagggggagaggcaaggCAGAGGATAGAGTGGAGGGACTTTGCACGCTGCACCCTCCAGCCCTCAGCTGTTGCCCCAGGAGAGGAAACAAAGGGGCAAACAGGACTGCCCTGGGCAGAGGTCATCCTTTCTGTTCCAGGGATTCACAATGGCAGGTTTCCATGTCCAGTTGGGCAGGTTGTATCCTGCACAAGGTGCCTGGCTGAGGTGGCAGGCGAGGACTGAAATCACGCTGTGTGCAAGGGCTGAGGCGGCGCCCACCCATCTGATGGGCACAGAGTCACTTAGCCCCACACTACGGTAGCCTGTCCAGCAGAGGGAGAgccttaaaaacatttctaaaaggcGCGAGAGCCTCCTCCCGCAGCCTCCTGGGGCCACCTGCCGGGACCCAGACAGAAAAGCAATGTGAGAAATGCTGGGATCAAGGTTCTGGTTCTCCCAGAATTCTAAGCCTTTGATCCTAATCCCAGCCTCCTGCAAACTTCCAGGGATGCTCCAGGCAGCCTGTGGCCTCCTGGTTGCCCTGAGCGGGCTAGCTCAGCAAACTGTCCCCTTTCCTgcagcctctgcctctctcctgaaCCCTGGGGCCTTTAGGTCAGCACACCTTTCCTCCCCTGTCCTCCTCTAGCAGAGTCTCAGGTATCACGAGGGTCTGAGAGGAAAAGTCACAAcctcatttttcctctttgtgaccagggtgggggtgggggaatggggaagGAGCTTTTCCATTTGCCTCCAAATACTGTGTCACCTGTGGCCTTGGGGAATCAAGATTTCTATTTCCCAGGCCTTGAATACTTTGGGATTTCCAGGGATGTGGGCGGGCCAGATATGGAGTCGATGTCCCCAGGGCCGTCTCCAATCAGGAAGGGGACAGAGCATAGAAGAAAAGTACCCTGCTTTTTGTGCCCTGGAGAGGCGGGAGGCAGGTAAAAGGGGGTCTCTTGTGGCAACTGGGTCCCCACGGTAACTTGGCCCCCACCCTGCGGTATCTGTGAGgtcaccctccctctcccagctGGACGAAGGGGAGAAGGGCCAGACATGGAGGCTGTTCCTCCTGTCAGATGCAGCCTCTTGGGGATTCTGCTGCTGGTGGTGAAGCTCTCGGTGCTGGTGAGTGGGGAATGGGGGTCACTGGGGGGGTCCACCCAGCCATCCACAGCCACCTCAGGGCCGTTGGAGCCCATGGGCCTGGCCCAACCTGTAGAACTGGGTGACTGCCCGCCTGCCTGGAGTAATCTGACAGCTCTCAGGAGCCCCATCCCTAAGCCACAGTGCCCACGGTGGGGCACATGGCCACCCCCAGATGGCTGTCTCCTGCATCGTCCCCTAGGGCTCCAGGTGGTCCTCTGGACAGTGGCACATGAGGTCCAGACAGAGGGGATTGGCGTTACTCAGGGCTGGGGGCTTTAGGGCTCTGATGAGGGACTGACTGTTCAGCCCCAGGACTCAGGTGGAGCTTTCCCGTTTACAGACTCTTTCCCCACCCACGCTCACTCTTTTCTCCCAGTGGATGGGAGACATCATATCCACCCTGTCACCCAGGACAGAAGCCTGGAGATCTTCTTGGGaccctccctctccttcacccCTCTCCATAGTGTGACAGTGATGCCCCTATGCCTCACATCTCTCTACCCCCTggctgccctctgccccccaGCTGCCCTCAACAGACAACTGGTGGGCAGGAAAGCCCAGGCGCTTGGGAGAAAAAACTGcccagggttcaaatcctgcaGGATCAGAGGGCTGGGGGGATGGTCACTCCTTatgtaataattaataataataataataataataataataataaatcagctTCCTTCAGTCTAGAGTATTGTTAATAATCACTTAAATCCAAGGGAAAGAATATGAAAGATAATACGAAACACCTTCCACAGTCCCCACCTGAGAGTGGAGTTCTTAGCGGCGGGCAGATGAGGATCATTCTtgctggggaaactgaagccTCGAGGGAAGGAGGCCCGGTAGCCGCCCCCCCTACGGCAAAACCCGGGGCAGGCAGGGTCCCTGCCTCGGGTGGGTGACGATGGGCTGGCTCTCCCTGCTCCCGCAGCTCGTCCAGAACCACATCTACCTCTACAATTTCCTGCTCCTGAAGATTGTCTTCTTCAACCGCTGGCTGTCGGGGCTGGCCCAGGAGGCCTGGGGGTCCTGCGGCCCCAAGGCCCACCCACCCCCTGGGCTTGCAGCCAGCCCCGTGGGCCGGGTGCTACGGGCCGGGCTGGCACCGATGGCGGTCCCCGTGTGGCTGGCGTGGGCCGGCGCGCTGGGCTGTGTGCGGGCCTCGGGCCTGGCCTGGAAGCAGCTAGGCCTGTCCGCGGCCACCTGCAGGGAGCTGCTTCTGTCGTGTCTACACAGCCTGACGCCGGTAGTGTTGCTGCTGTCGCTGCTGACCAG
This window of the Neofelis nebulosa isolate mNeoNeb1 chromosome 18, mNeoNeb1.pri, whole genome shotgun sequence genome carries:
- the TMEM270 gene encoding LOW QUALITY PROTEIN: transmembrane protein 270 (The sequence of the model RefSeq protein was modified relative to this genomic sequence to represent the inferred CDS: inserted 1 base in 1 codon) — translated: MEAVPPVRCSLLGILLLVVKLSVLLVQNHIYLYNFLLLKIVFFNRWLSGLAQEAWGSCGPKAHPPPGLAASPVGRVLRAGLAPMAVPVWLAWAGALGCVRASGLAWKQLGLSAATCRELLLSCLHSLTPVVLLLSLLTRRLCQRAHGRSVVRLLSKAPLDKCAVPELLALLKRLYWWVENAAALTSWHLAYLVAWTXCLASRLLQAAFEHTAQLAQAQEIEPQEGSGPVSESPTP